The Ranitomeya imitator isolate aRanImi1 chromosome 8, aRanImi1.pri, whole genome shotgun sequence genome window below encodes:
- the C8H1orf141 gene encoding uncharacterized protein C1orf141 homolog translates to MAQRILLGLDALEKYSQEILDKRAKKCSLGYLQRIPPLRIPLDFEPKTDQKPDEKTNREKPPTPRASRYPIDNDFGKAVYLRPFTAPARFPDYHSQGRELKKSPKPRCISATRRRCWRSEVESLLDLDTLCRMVHTGPVLSSLGGASLVASPRDVVQESNATEQSDLPVCADDFRPEKTSESARSSRAQDVTDHCPPSSLNAQKAAAISLCMEDEMENPDNKILSVRQKTISARVQIVSETHPIIYNNHINNLSDFRRNLILRSKTFSPAGASPLLRNRQLGLQGAMLKKSNLNKASSSDNTKVILYYLSADGTQKRVKMAKDGNVTKQKQVNSPETRKNRAQDQKSIHISPTIEKQDEELGVGPVINGMNPMTVVDCGPSLHARSQHESRLFCPSSTRTFSSQISKPSSVREIHNWSYVSISKPLSPPEIPAEPLQKKTFGGNESPDMVKDEVMPTSGMMFFTKSVILEDRNGKPGSSSDEINPGGTYLGRVRSSEGTTEESKMEGNGTAELNGEIGQSHRHSATELQEITDSENESNEEQDRKSSAICVRLNSTPVISIPTATVDSAD, encoded by the exons ATGGCTCAGAGGATTCTGCTCGGACTTGATGCGCTGGAGAAATATTCACAAGAGATTCTGGACAAACGCGCAAAG AAATGCAGCCTGGGCTATCTGCAGAGAATCCCACCTTTAAGAATCCCGCTAGATTTTGAGCCAAAGACTGATCAGAAGCCTGATGAGAAAACTAACAGAGAGAAGCCCCCAACACCGAGAGCTTCCAG ATATCCAATTGACAATGATTTTGGAAAGGCAGTATATCTCCGACCCTTCACTGCACCTGCTCGCTTCCCTGATTACCATAGCCAAG GGAGGGAACTGAAGAAGAGTCCAAAGCCGAGATGCATCTCTGCAACCCGGAGGAGATGctggagaagtgag GTGGAATCTCTCCTGGACCTGGATACTCTGTGCCGTATGGTGCACACCGGTCCGGTGCTGTCCAGTCTGGGGGGAGCGTCATTAGTGGCATCACCTAGGGACGTAGTGCAAGAATCCAACGCAACAG AACAATCAGACTTGCCTGTATGTGCGGATGATTTCAGACCGGAAAAGACATCAGAGTCAGCTAGAAGCAGCAGagcacaagacgtcaccgaccattgTCCTCCCTCCAG TTTAAATGCCCAGAAAGCAGCCGCCATCTCCCTGTGCATGGAGGATGAAATGGAGAATCCTGACAATAAAATTCTATCTGTGAGACAGAAGACAATTAGTGCACGCGTGCAG ATTGTCAGTGAAACCCACCCGATCATTTACAACAATCACATTAACAACTTGTCTGATTTCCGGAGGAACCTGATTCTAAGATCCAAAACCTTCTCTCCTGCTGGAGCCAGCCCCCTCCTAAGAAACCGGCAACTTGGATTACAGGGCGCCATGCTGAAGAAGAGTAACCTCAATAAAGCCTCATCATCTGATAACACCAAGGTCATCCTCTATTACTTATCAGCAGACGGAACACAGAAAAGGGTGAAGATGGCCAAAGACGGAAACGTCACCAAGCAGAAACAAGTAAACAGTCCTGAAACTAGGAAGAACCGTGCGCAAGACCAAAAATCAATACACATATCTCCTACTATTGAGAAGCAGGATGAGGAGCTTGGTGTCGGACCAGTCATAAATGGGATGAACCCTATGACAGTAGTGGACTGTGGTCCATCTCTCCATGCAAGGTCCCAGCATGAATCAAGGCTGTTTTGTCCGAGCAGCACGAGAACCTTCAGTTCTCAGATCTCGAAACCCAGCAGTGTAAGGGAAATACACAACTGGAGCTATGTCTCCATCTCCAAACCATTATCACCCCCTGAGATCCCAGCAGAACCTCTACAGAAGAAAACGTTTGGTGGTAATGAATCTCCTGACATGGTGAAGGACGAGGTGATGCCAACGTCCGGGATGATGTTCTTCACAAAGTCTGTGATATTAGAGGATAGAAATGGGAAACCTGGATCTTCTTCTGATGAAATAAATCCTGGAGGAACATATTTGGGACGTGTAAGATCCTCCGAGGGCACTACAGAAGAAAGCAAGATGGAAGGTAATGGGACTGCAGAGTTAAATGGAGAAATCGGCCAAAGTCATCGTCATTCGGCAACTGAGCTTCAGGAAATTACTGACTCCGAAAATGAATCCAATGAGGAGCAAGACCGGAAATCCTCTGCTATCTGCGTGCGTCTCAATTCAACCCCCGTTATCAGTATCCCGACAGCAACTGTAGATAGCGCGGATTAA